A stretch of Anolis sagrei isolate rAnoSag1 chromosome X, rAnoSag1.mat, whole genome shotgun sequence DNA encodes these proteins:
- the ZBTB8B gene encoding zinc finger and BTB domain-containing protein 8B, with amino-acid sequence MEMQSYYAKLLGELNEQRKRDFFCDCSIIVEGRIFKAHKNILFANSGYFRALLIHYIQDSGRHSTASLDIVTSEAFSVILDFLYSGKLDLCGENVIEVMSAASYLQMTDVVNFCKAYIRSSLDICRKIEREAAFYQADSGSSSSAREGTSFAAKNQCSASVSSLQDKDRIPDCHRDPPCGECDNCHPIELMVRDTVDSDSPDDTNSSLPKVVEPKVEFDADEVEVGDRLPQFSTPLTMEQIEEGLHSGQAMDLACNNYHMKQFLEALLRNSATQRKEDVVHHFVRGFEGRPEDSAMPMSSMMDNDWYGEDAGDVLVVPIKLHKCPFCPYTAKQKGILKRHIRSHTGERPYPCEICGKRFTRQEHLRSHALSVHRSNKPIICKGCRRTFTSSLSQGLRRFGLCDSCTCVTTTHEDSMPINLSLMEPSSEGSEKRDPDNDWPIYVESGDENDPPDDDDDVDPDPDDKRGLHREALL; translated from the exons ATGGAGATGCAATCGTACTACGCCAAACTCTTGGGGGAGCTCAACGAGCAGCGGAAGAGGGACTTCTTTTGTGACTGTAGCATCATCGTCGAAGGGAGGATCTTCAAGGCCCACAAGAACATCCTCTTCGCCAACAGTGGCTACTTCAGAGCACTCTTGATCCACTACATACAAGACAGTGGCAGGCACAGCACTGCATCCTTGGACATTGTGACATCTGAAGCTTTCTCGGTTATCCTGGACTTCCTTTATTCTGGGAAACTGGACCTTTGTGGGGAGAACGTGATCGAGGTCATGTCTGCGGCCAGTTACCTACAGATGACAGACGTTGTCAACTTCTGTAAGGCATACATCCGGTCCTCGCTGGATATCTGCAGGAAAATAGAGCGAGAGGCCGCATTTTACCAGGCCGACAGTGGGAGCAGCAGTTCTGCCAGAGAAGGCACATCATTCGCCGCAAAAAACCAGTGCTCGGCCTCCGTCTCATCTTTGCAAGACAAGGACAGGATCCCAGATTGTCACCGAGACCCTCCCTGTGGGGAGTGTGACAACTGCCACCCCATTGAGTTGATGGTCCGGGATACGGTCGACAGTGACTCTCCAGACGACACAAACTCCTCACTGCCCAAAGTGGTGGAGCCCAAAGTGGAGTTCGACGCCGATGAGGTGGAGGTGGGCGATCGGCTACCGCAGTTCTCAACTCCGCTGACCATGGAGCAGATTGAGGAGGGTCTCCACAGCGGCCAGGCCATGGACCTAGCCTGCAACAACTACCATATGAAGCAGTTCCTGGAGGCCCTGCTGCGCAACAGTGCCACACAGAGAAAGGAGGATGTTGTGCATCACTTTGTACGTGGCTTCGAGGGGAGGCCGGAGGATAGTGCCATGCCCATGAGCTCTATGATGGACAACGACTGGTATGGAGAGGATGCAG GCGACGTGCTGGTGGTGCCCATCAAGCTGCACAAATGCCCTTTCTGTCCCTATACGGCCAAACAGAAAGGCATCCTGAAGCGCCACATCCGTTCGCACACCGGCGAGAGGCCCTACCCCTGCGAGATCTGTGGCAAGCGCTTCACGCGCCAGGAGCATCTCAGGAGCCACGCTCTGAGT GTCCATCGCTCCAACAAGCCCATCATCTGCAAAGGCTGCCGGAGAACGTTCACCAGCAGCCTGTCCCAAGGCTTGCGGCGCTTCGGTCTGTGTGACAGCTGCACGTGTGTCACGACTACACATGAGGACTCCATGCCCATCAACCTCAGCCTGATGGAGCCTTCCTCGGAAGGTTCGGAGAAGAGAGATCCAGACAATGACTGGCCCATTTACGTGGAGTCGGGGGACGAGAACGACCCCCCGGATGACGATGATGACGTGGACCCTGATCCCGACGATAAGCGGGGCCTGCACCGGGAAGCCCTTCTCTAG